GAAGCGATGGCGTCGGGCCTGGTACCTGTGGTGGCCGATGGCGGAGGCAGCCGCGATTTTATTGAGGAAGGGGAAAACGGGTATAAATGCGAGCCTTATGATGCTGCGGCCTATCTGGAAAAGATCAAACAGATCATCGAAAATCCCGCCTTGCAAGCCCGGCTGAGCAAAAATGCAGTGCAATACAGCCAGAGTTATGATTGGGATGAACTCGCCAGGATTTATTTTAGCGATCTGATTGCTTTGACCGCACCAACTGAAAAAATTAAAATTGAAAATTAGTCCCGCCCATATCCGCATTTTCAAGATTGTCCTGGTGCTCAGTATGTTGGTATTGCTGTTTCAATTCATCCGGCATACTGATCTTGCAGAGGTTAAAAGTGCGCTGGGAAAGGCGGGGGCGGGGTTTATCTGGGTCATCGTCAGTACATTCGTTGCGTACTGGTGTGGTGCGGTCGGTTGGTGGTTTTGCCTTGGCGAATCCAAAAGCCTGATTTCCCATACCAGGATTTTCGTAGTCAGGCACATCAGCGAAACGGTTGGTGCCTTCAACCCCGCAAGCGTTGCAGGAGGCGATATGTTCAAGGTATTTTTATTAAAACCCTACGGTATTGCGCAGCAACCCGCGCTTACCTCGGTGATCATTTATCGGTTTTTAATGATTTTGAGTCAGCTGGTACTATTTGTTGTATCCATGTTCTGGATGGTTTCCGGTACCGGGCCGGGTGGCGGTGCATTGCCGGGAGGTTACATTGTGGTGATGGTTTCGGCCTTGCTGCTGCTGGCTGCTATTTGCTTTTTCTGGCTTAAAAGCGCTCGCAAACTGCAATTACTTGTTGGGAATAGTACCTCAGAAAGTCGACTCAGCCGTGTCAACAGTAAGATCCGTGAAGTCAGGATAGCACTTTACCAATTTTCAATAAACCATCCTAAAGAACTGCTTTTCGCATTCATCTGCTTTCTGCTTCACTGGCTGATCGGTTCGTTGGAGTTTTATATCATTTTAAAACTGCTGGGCTATGATGTTACGCTCATGCATGGGCTTTTGCTGGATATGGGCGTAGTGCTCGTTAAGTCAGCGGGAGCATTTGTGCCGGGGCAGATAGGCGTAGAGGAAATAGGTAACAAGCTGATGCTGGGTGTTATAGGGATCGCTAGTGCTACGCTGTGGCTCTCGGTTTCTGCGTTGCGCCGCACCCGTCAGCTTTTCTGGATACTGATGGGCGCACTGTTTTACGCGCTGTTTGTCCGGGGTAAAAAAACCCTTTCCTGATCGCCATGGAAGTATTGTTTGTCAGCCACAAATATCCCCCGGCTGTGGGTGGAATGGAAAAGCAAAGCTTCGAGCTCATAACAGGCATGGAGCGGCATTGCAAAGTGCACCGCATTGTCCTGGATGGGAATGAAAGCACCCTGAGCTATTTTTTGTTATTGAAACAAAGGATTCTGCGTACCTGTGCAAACAACCCGGGTATCCGTATCATTCATTTCAACGACGGTCTGATCGCCGCTTTTTGCTCACGTCACAAAGGGTATGGTCAACTTAAACGCACTGCTACCCTGCATGGATTAGATGTGGTTTTTCCCAGTAAGATCTACCACCGGTTTATTCTCCCGCGTTTCAATCGTTTTGACAAATTAATTGCCGTAAGCAATGCCACCGCCAGAGAGGCGCAGCGATTGGGTATTGATCAAAATAAACTTGTCGTTATCCCAAATGGAGTCGACACGAGTGGTGAAACAGCGTCGGCTACTGGCTCAATTAGGGAACTGCTTGCTGACCATGGCATTGCGTATAATGATGAGCGAATATTAGTAGCCCTTGGCCGGCCTGTCAGACGAAAGGGAATGTCCTGGTTTATTGAAAATGTTGTGCCGCGGTTGAAAGGAGATTTCCTGTTGTTGCTGATCGGGGCTTATGAGGCTTCGCCGGGGCGGATAGAAAAGTTGCTCGCTCGTTTACCTAAAAGAATAGCTGAAAAAATCTCTTTATTTCTAGGCTTTCCGACCGACAATGCGCCTTTGCGGCAGTTACTGGAAAAACCTGATATTGCCGCCCGCGTCAGGCACCTGAGAAAGCTGCCTACAAACGAGGTACAAATGCTGTTATCGCATTCTGCCGCTTTTATTATGCCCAATATTAAGGTAAAAGGCGATATGGAAGGTTTTGGGCTGGTTTGCCTCGAAGCAGCGATCGCCGGGGCGACCGTTTTCGCCGCTAATATCGACGGTATTCCCGACGCAATTCAGGACGGGAAAAACGGTTACCTGCTTCCGTCGGGCGATGCAAAAGCCTGGGCTGCGCGCCTGAACGAAGTAATTGAAAATGAGCCGTTGGAAGAAGATAAACCGGTATTCCGGCAATATACGATCGAGAATTGTGGTTGGGAAAAGATGGTCCGGGGCTATTTCGAAGTTTTTCAATCTCTCATAAAATAGCCCCGTAACTGCTTAGTAATCAGTTTAGGCCAGGTCCCATTTTTTACGCGGCTTTCGCGACAACAACCTGTTCGCCTCCTTATCCCCCACGAATTTTTCCTTCTCCGCATTCCAGGTAAGTTCTCTTTTTAACCTGTAAGAGATTAACCCCAAATGCATCGGGATCGTCATTTCGCGCGCATAGGCGAGGTTCGACTCCGGCTGTTTCCTCGATTTGACAGAATCGACAAAGTTCTGCTGGTGCCCGGGCGACCTCGGGTTGGTGATCGGAATGGTGGGAAGGTCAGTAACTGTTTCGCCATTGATGGTAATCGACCGGGTGTTATAATCACACATTAATGTTCCTCTGTCACCTTCAAAATAGGCGCCAATCCCTTTCTCGGCCGCTCCCGGAACGTTCGGAGGTGCCATTGTCCATAGAATTTTGAGGTTGTCAAATTCATAATCCACGTCCAGCGTTTTGGGCGCATCGGCAATTCCGGCAAAGGCTTCGCCCCGGGCATTGATCTTTTTCAGGCCGGTAGGGGCGAGTGCGGAGTAAACTACATCGGCAATATGGCACCAGAAATCGGCGAATTCGCCGCCGGAATAGTCGAGAAAATACCGGTAGGTAAAGTGACATTTTTCGGGAACGTATTCCGTAAATGGCGCAGGTCCAAGCCACATGTCCCAGTTGAGGGTTTTCGGCACGGCCTGGGCAACCGGCGAGCCTATTTCTTTGGCATTGGCCGTTTTCCACAACCTCACCGTACTCACCTTACCGATCGCGCCGGACTTGATGATCTCGACCACCCGGTGAAAGTTATCCCCCGCATGGATCTGGTTACCCATTTGAAATACGCGTTCGTACTTTTCCAGGTTTTTCAGCATCATTTTCCCCTCTTTCAGATTGTAGGAAAGCGGTTTTTCACCATATACATCCTTGCCTGCCTGAAATGCCAGCGCTGCGATCTGAGCATGCCAGTGGTCGGGAGTAGCGACGGTTATCGCGTCAATATCTTTCCGGTCGAGTATCTGACGGAAATCTCCATACGTATCCACTTTTGCATTGGGCTGCATGGTAAGCAGCCTCTGCTTGGTTTCGCCCAGGTGCAATTCATCCACGTCGCAAAGTGCTACGATTTCGACCTCCGGTAAATTCGCAAACCATTTCATGTGGTTATTACCCATTCCGCCGAGACCGATGTGAGCCACCCGTACCCGGTCGCTGGCGGCAACTTTGCCGTAAAGTGAAGGTAAAATGGTGAAGCCCAGCGCGCCAAGGCCGGCCATTTTGACAAAATCTCTCCTGTTGGTATGTATGCTCATTGTATGCGGGTTTAGGTGTCGTATCGCTTCAATACTCCTTTAAAGCGACAGAAAGCCACAAACTTACTCTCTAATGCATGTCTAAACACTCGATTAAAGGAGACTGCAAGCATAAAACCGGTTATGGGGGGAATGCATATCAACGGGGCTGCAAATAGGGTGAGATTTCCGCTACGTCCACTTTCAGCAGCCGGCTCTTGAAAAGGTCTGCCTTGTATTTGAAAATAAAATTGCGCAGCGACATGCCTGTACGGTTCATCATGAACAGGTTTGCTACCTCCTCCGAAACATTGAAATGCATCAGCAGTTCCGGAATGCGGACCGTTTTGTTTTGGTTCAGCTCCGTTTTCAGGTATTCCAAAATGCGCTCGGTGAGCATTTGCTGCGTAGGTTTTTCTTCGGTTTTTTTAGTTTCAAAATTGTTACGTGCCAAAATCGTCACGATCAGATCAATGCTGCCTTTGATCAGTTTTAAATGGGAGGAGGGTTTCTGGGTGATTTCAAAGGCGATCTGGTTGATCAGGTAGGTGATAGTCTGGCCGTCGCGGTCGTTGGGTAAAGGTTTGCCCTGAGTAAGCCGGTAGTTGTTGCACAGCTTTGCAGCCTGCTTGTAAGTATCTGCAAAGTCGGGATCCAATGTTTTCTTTTTCTGAAAGTCGTAATCCAGGTGCGTGTTGAATGCAATGATGAAAATTTCGGTGCCGCGGTCTTCCTGGAAAACCGGCTGCTGATCAGGCGGCAGGAAGATGAGACCTGCTTTGGAGTAAGAATGAATTGTGCCATCGAGGACAAACTGCCCCTGGCCCGAAATGATAAATATCAACCGGTAACAAAGCAGGTCCTCGGGGCTCGCCTCCCAGTTTCTGGTCTTGCTTTGAAACAGGTGAAATTTTTTGTGGACATTAAACTTAACCGCGGACATTGCGAGTGGATTTTGTTTAAACCCAAATTCCAGAATACGTTGGTAAAATGAAATTATAAATGTCGGAAGAGCTTTTTTCAGAGCGCAAGGGCCTGTTTTCCGTTGCGGAACTGAATTTGCTATTAACGCCCGAGCCAGCTTTTGAACTCGGTTATACGTTCCGGGCTAACAAAAACTTCCTGAGAGGCAGGCGGGTCCAGCTCGACTTTGAGCCTACCCGCGGAGATCGTGTGGATGTCCCGGATTGCGTGAATGGAAATCAACAAAGTGCGGTTGATGCGGAAAAAACTGGCCGGGTCGAGCAGCTGCGTCAATTTTTCCAGGCTGTATTCCACGGCAAAATGGCGGCCGTCGAAAAGCCGCAGAAAGGTGGCCCGCTGTTCGATGGTAAAATATGCAATCTCGGAAGTCTTAAATGTAAAGATGCGCGGGCCGGCCGATACAAGGAACCGGTCCTTGTATTTTTCTGTCGCATGACCGGCGGCCGGAGCTTCCTTTTTTTCTTTGGCAGGCTCCCTCAATTTTCGAAATTTCAATAGCGAAGCCTGTAACTCCAGCGGATTGATCGGTTTTAACAAATAATCAATACTGTGCGTTTTGAAAGCTTTCAGCATATAATCGTCGAATGCGGTCGTGAAAATGATCGGGATCATCAGGTTCAGACTTTCCACGATCCGGAACCCGTTGTCGTCTTCGAGGTGAATATCCAGAAAAATGAGATCTGGCTGGATGTTGGTCGGGTTTTGGAAATAGGATATCGTCTCAAAAACAGAGGGAATGATAGCCAGCACATGAATGTCTGTATCAATGGCGCGCAACAAATTTTCCAGCCTTTCCGCACTCAGTTCTTCGTCTTCAATGATCAGTACCTTCATGCTATGAGCGGGATTTTTACCACAAAATGATCGGCGTTTTTCTCAATAACAACTTCTTTGCCGAGCAGCAGCTTGTACCTGTTGACGATATTTTTTAACCCG
This Dyadobacter sp. UC 10 DNA region includes the following protein-coding sequences:
- a CDS encoding lysylphosphatidylglycerol synthase transmembrane domain-containing protein — its product is MKISPAHIRIFKIVLVLSMLVLLFQFIRHTDLAEVKSALGKAGAGFIWVIVSTFVAYWCGAVGWWFCLGESKSLISHTRIFVVRHISETVGAFNPASVAGGDMFKVFLLKPYGIAQQPALTSVIIYRFLMILSQLVLFVVSMFWMVSGTGPGGGALPGGYIVVMVSALLLLAAICFFWLKSARKLQLLVGNSTSESRLSRVNSKIREVRIALYQFSINHPKELLFAFICFLLHWLIGSLEFYIILKLLGYDVTLMHGLLLDMGVVLVKSAGAFVPGQIGVEEIGNKLMLGVIGIASATLWLSVSALRRTRQLFWILMGALFYALFVRGKKTLS
- a CDS encoding LytR/AlgR family response regulator transcription factor produces the protein MKVLIIEDEELSAERLENLLRAIDTDIHVLAIIPSVFETISYFQNPTNIQPDLIFLDIHLEDDNGFRIVESLNLMIPIIFTTAFDDYMLKAFKTHSIDYLLKPINPLELQASLLKFRKLREPAKEKKEAPAAGHATEKYKDRFLVSAGPRIFTFKTSEIAYFTIEQRATFLRLFDGRHFAVEYSLEKLTQLLDPASFFRINRTLLISIHAIRDIHTISAGRLKVELDPPASQEVFVSPERITEFKSWLGR
- a CDS encoding glycosyltransferase family 4 protein, which encodes MEVLFVSHKYPPAVGGMEKQSFELITGMERHCKVHRIVLDGNESTLSYFLLLKQRILRTCANNPGIRIIHFNDGLIAAFCSRHKGYGQLKRTATLHGLDVVFPSKIYHRFILPRFNRFDKLIAVSNATAREAQRLGIDQNKLVVIPNGVDTSGETASATGSIRELLADHGIAYNDERILVALGRPVRRKGMSWFIENVVPRLKGDFLLLLIGAYEASPGRIEKLLARLPKRIAEKISLFLGFPTDNAPLRQLLEKPDIAARVRHLRKLPTNEVQMLLSHSAAFIMPNIKVKGDMEGFGLVCLEAAIAGATVFAANIDGIPDAIQDGKNGYLLPSGDAKAWAARLNEVIENEPLEEDKPVFRQYTIENCGWEKMVRGYFEVFQSLIK
- a CDS encoding Gfo/Idh/MocA family protein codes for the protein MSIHTNRRDFVKMAGLGALGFTILPSLYGKVAASDRVRVAHIGLGGMGNNHMKWFANLPEVEIVALCDVDELHLGETKQRLLTMQPNAKVDTYGDFRQILDRKDIDAITVATPDHWHAQIAALAFQAGKDVYGEKPLSYNLKEGKMMLKNLEKYERVFQMGNQIHAGDNFHRVVEIIKSGAIGKVSTVRLWKTANAKEIGSPVAQAVPKTLNWDMWLGPAPFTEYVPEKCHFTYRYFLDYSGGEFADFWCHIADVVYSALAPTGLKKINARGEAFAGIADAPKTLDVDYEFDNLKILWTMAPPNVPGAAEKGIGAYFEGDRGTLMCDYNTRSITINGETVTDLPTIPITNPRSPGHQQNFVDSVKSRKQPESNLAYAREMTIPMHLGLISYRLKRELTWNAEKEKFVGDKEANRLLSRKPRKKWDLA